The following proteins are co-located in the Spinactinospora alkalitolerans genome:
- a CDS encoding MGH1-like glycoside hydrolase domain-containing protein, whose amino-acid sequence MTPDPTLTEAAEVGGAVGAVPAEPARTGAAGTAGPPETSGATGLAGSAVDGVVDTAVDTTVDTTVDVERLRRDATRVLLGNWTGSSTLPSRTLYPHQWSWDSAFIALGLRHVSPYRAQRELESMLGAQWADGRLPHIAFHQATPHGAYFPGPEFWRSGDSGAGAPAGVPTSGIVQPPVHALAAWETHLADPEESERRGFLARVHPRLAAWHRYLSKRRGLGGRGLAAIVHPWESGMDNSPAWDAPLARVVPAPAGTFQRRDLDHADVGDRPTDLDYGRYVRLAADYRDHDYDDGATPFAFAVEDPSFNALLVLSEHALARIAEVLDLDPEPHEARAAELTAAMVGTLYDPDAGLFLCRDLINGEPIREYGAAGLVPLAVPGLPVAGELLRTALGERFRVGRVHLVPSYDLTGHAFEPGRYWRGPGWFNVSWLVHRGLIRHGAVGQAAALRASMLASAARTGFAEYVDPHSGEGHGSRDFSWTAATTLDLLAEGESR is encoded by the coding sequence ATGACCCCCGACCCGACCCTCACCGAGGCCGCCGAGGTCGGCGGGGCCGTGGGAGCGGTGCCCGCCGAGCCCGCCCGGACCGGGGCCGCCGGGACCGCGGGTCCCCCCGAGACCTCCGGGGCCACCGGACTCGCCGGGTCCGCCGTCGACGGCGTCGTCGACACCGCCGTCGACACCACTGTCGACACCACTGTCGACGTCGAGCGGCTGCGCCGGGACGCGACGCGGGTCCTCCTGGGCAACTGGACCGGGAGCTCGACCCTGCCCTCGCGCACCCTCTACCCGCACCAGTGGAGCTGGGACTCCGCGTTCATCGCGCTGGGCCTGCGGCACGTCTCGCCGTACCGGGCGCAGCGGGAACTGGAGTCGATGCTGGGCGCGCAGTGGGCCGACGGGCGGTTGCCGCACATCGCGTTCCACCAGGCCACCCCGCACGGCGCGTACTTCCCCGGCCCCGAGTTCTGGCGGTCCGGCGACTCCGGCGCCGGCGCCCCCGCCGGCGTGCCGACCTCGGGCATCGTCCAGCCGCCCGTGCACGCGCTGGCCGCGTGGGAGACCCACCTCGCCGACCCCGAGGAATCGGAACGGCGCGGCTTCCTGGCCCGCGTCCACCCGCGCCTCGCCGCCTGGCACCGCTACCTGTCCAAGCGGCGCGGCCTCGGCGGCCGCGGTCTGGCCGCGATCGTGCACCCGTGGGAGTCGGGCATGGACAACAGTCCGGCCTGGGACGCCCCGCTCGCGCGGGTCGTCCCCGCCCCGGCGGGCACCTTCCAGCGGCGCGACCTCGACCACGCCGACGTGGGAGACCGGCCCACCGACCTCGACTACGGCAGGTACGTCCGGCTCGCCGCCGACTACCGGGACCACGACTACGACGACGGCGCGACGCCGTTCGCGTTCGCGGTCGAGGACCCCTCGTTCAACGCGCTGCTGGTCCTGTCCGAACACGCCCTGGCCCGGATCGCCGAGGTCCTCGACCTCGATCCCGAGCCGCACGAGGCGCGCGCGGCCGAACTCACCGCCGCCATGGTCGGCACGCTCTACGACCCGGACGCGGGGCTCTTCCTGTGCCGCGACCTGATCAACGGCGAACCGATCCGCGAGTACGGCGCCGCCGGGCTGGTGCCGCTGGCCGTGCCGGGGCTGCCGGTGGCCGGTGAGCTGCTGCGCACCGCCCTCGGCGAGCGGTTCCGGGTCGGCCGGGTGCACCTGGTGCCCAGCTACGACCTCACCGGGCACGCCTTCGAGCCGGGCCGGTACTGGCGCGGGCCCGGCTGGTTCAACGTGTCCTGGCTGGTCCACCGGGGGCTGATCCGACACGGCGCGGTCGGGCAGGCCGCGGCGCTGCGCGCGTCCATGCTCGCCTCGGCCGCGCGCACGGGCTTCGCCGAGTACGTCGACCCCCACAGCGGCGAAGGCCACGGCTCCCGCGACTTCAGCTGGACCGCCGCCACGACCCTCGACCTGCTCGCCGAAGGCGAGAGCCGCTGA
- a CDS encoding zinc-dependent alcohol dehydrogenase, with product MERVVQFIGPRQVEVAEYESAPLPAGHLRVRTRYSGISAGTELTAYRGTNPYLTRAWNPESRLFGEGGAGLEYPVVGWGYSEVGDVVEVAPDVAGGPGVPEVGDPVWGIWGHRSEGTVPAARMTDHRLPGGLDPLSGVFARVGAIALNAVLAADINLGETVAVFGQGVIGLLATRMAELSGARVVAVDALDARLDAASRFGAAVVLNARTDDVAERVRACTGGAGADTAIEISGAYPALHEALRSTAVGGRVVASGFYQGDGAGLRLGEEFHHNRVELVSSQIGGVPSRLGGRWTVDRLQQTFLDLVATGRVETKSLVSHQMPVAEAGSAYQLLDERPEDALQIVLEF from the coding sequence TTGGAACGAGTCGTCCAGTTCATCGGACCGCGTCAGGTCGAGGTCGCCGAGTACGAGAGCGCCCCGCTGCCGGCCGGGCACCTCCGGGTGCGCACGCGCTACTCGGGCATCTCCGCCGGCACCGAACTCACGGCCTACCGGGGCACCAACCCCTACCTCACGCGGGCGTGGAACCCGGAGTCGCGGCTGTTCGGCGAGGGCGGCGCCGGCCTGGAGTACCCGGTCGTCGGCTGGGGCTACTCCGAGGTCGGCGACGTCGTCGAGGTCGCGCCCGACGTCGCGGGCGGCCCCGGCGTCCCCGAGGTCGGCGACCCGGTGTGGGGCATCTGGGGGCACCGCAGCGAGGGGACCGTCCCCGCCGCGCGGATGACCGACCACCGGCTGCCCGGCGGGCTCGACCCGCTCTCCGGCGTGTTCGCGCGCGTCGGCGCGATCGCCCTGAACGCGGTCCTCGCCGCCGACATCAACCTCGGCGAGACCGTCGCGGTCTTCGGCCAGGGCGTCATCGGCCTGCTCGCCACCCGCATGGCCGAACTCAGCGGCGCACGGGTCGTCGCCGTCGACGCGCTGGACGCCCGCCTCGACGCGGCCTCCCGGTTCGGGGCCGCGGTCGTCCTCAACGCGCGCACCGACGACGTCGCCGAGCGCGTCCGCGCGTGCACCGGGGGAGCCGGCGCCGACACCGCCATCGAGATCAGCGGCGCCTACCCCGCCCTGCACGAGGCGCTGCGCTCGACCGCCGTGGGCGGCCGCGTGGTCGCCTCCGGCTTCTACCAGGGCGACGGCGCGGGCCTGCGCCTCGGCGAGGAGTTCCACCACAACCGGGTCGAACTCGTCTCCTCCCAGATCGGCGGGGTCCCGTCCAGGCTCGGGGGCCGCTGGACCGTGGACCGCCTCCAGCAGACCTTCCTCGACCTCGTCGCGACCGGGCGGGTCGAGACGAAGTCCCTCGTCAGCCACCAGATGCCGGTCGCCGAGGCCGGTTCGGCCTACCAACTGCTCGATGAGCGGCCCGAAGACGCGCTGCAGATCGTTTTGGAGTTCTGA
- a CDS encoding amylo-alpha-1,6-glucosidase → MTDRRVLVRRGVFAAVDGNGDVHGTGGAAPDGLFARDARHLSLWRIEVDGAELTPLTQGVLVPPGTRDEPPAHVVMRDQAVGAFGLAERVRVVNHGDAPRTVRVRYLVDADFADQFELRADDRRYAKPGARRSREATADGFAFTYRRGDDWLARTVVAADPAPDEITVPGEAAPPDADTSPDAAASPDEAATGSRHCTAEWTLHLPAHGSAALTLNVRALPSGGGATGEGEGAPVIPPSAVTREVTAETEAFMFAEPRPRDRADFTVPAVPADLADSADLVRACEQGLADLVDLRVPATGPGGEPLLVPGAGVPWFLTLFGRDSLLTSLFTLPFRSGPAAAVLPALAAVQGSGYDPARIEQPGKIVHEVRHGELAHFRQVPYGRYYGAVDATPLFLVLLHAYTEATGDRSIAEALEPNARAAVDWLLGDGGLEEHGYLVYTPDPSGLVNQCWKDSAGAICFPDGRQADGPIAVCEAQGYAFDALRRTADLAERVWGDPAYAHRLEGVAERLRADFHRDFPVAAEGGFPALALDGEGRQVDVLASNAGHLLWSGLLDAELGAAVGRRLVRPDFFSGWGVRTLASGQAPYHPLSYHRGSIWPHDNAVIVAGLARYGLHQEAALVTRGLVDAAARHGHRLPEVLAGYSRDEHPTPVPYPHACSPQAWSTTTPLALLTAMGG, encoded by the coding sequence ATGACGGATCGACGGGTACTGGTCCGCCGGGGCGTGTTCGCCGCGGTGGACGGGAACGGCGACGTCCACGGCACCGGCGGCGCCGCGCCCGACGGCCTCTTCGCGCGCGACGCCCGCCACCTGAGCCTGTGGCGGATCGAGGTGGACGGCGCCGAACTCACCCCGTTGACGCAGGGCGTGCTGGTGCCTCCGGGCACCCGCGACGAGCCGCCCGCCCACGTGGTCATGCGCGACCAGGCGGTGGGCGCCTTCGGGCTCGCCGAGCGGGTGCGCGTCGTCAACCACGGGGACGCGCCCCGCACCGTGCGCGTCCGCTACCTGGTGGACGCCGACTTCGCCGACCAGTTCGAGCTGCGCGCCGACGACCGCCGCTACGCCAAGCCCGGCGCCCGGCGCAGCCGCGAGGCCACGGCGGACGGTTTCGCGTTCACCTACCGCCGCGGCGACGACTGGCTCGCCAGGACCGTCGTGGCCGCGGACCCGGCCCCCGACGAGATCACGGTCCCGGGCGAGGCCGCGCCCCCGGACGCGGACACGTCCCCGGACGCGGCCGCATCTCCGGACGAGGCCGCGACCGGTTCACGGCACTGCACCGCCGAGTGGACCCTGCACCTGCCCGCGCACGGTTCGGCCGCGCTTACGCTCAACGTGCGCGCGCTGCCGTCCGGCGGCGGAGCCACCGGAGAAGGCGAAGGCGCACCGGTCATCCCGCCCTCCGCCGTAACGCGGGAGGTGACCGCCGAGACCGAGGCGTTCATGTTCGCCGAACCGCGCCCCCGGGACCGCGCCGACTTCACCGTTCCCGCCGTTCCCGCCGATCTCGCCGATTCCGCCGACCTCGTCCGGGCCTGCGAGCAGGGGCTGGCCGACCTCGTCGACCTGCGGGTGCCCGCGACCGGCCCCGGCGGCGAGCCGCTGCTGGTCCCCGGCGCGGGCGTGCCCTGGTTCCTGACCCTGTTCGGTCGGGACTCGCTGCTGACCTCGCTGTTCACGCTGCCGTTCCGATCGGGGCCGGCCGCCGCCGTGCTCCCCGCGCTCGCCGCCGTGCAGGGGAGCGGGTACGACCCCGCGCGGATCGAGCAGCCGGGCAAGATCGTGCACGAGGTGCGGCACGGCGAACTGGCCCACTTCCGCCAGGTCCCCTACGGCCGCTACTACGGCGCGGTGGACGCCACCCCGCTGTTCCTTGTGCTGCTGCACGCCTACACCGAGGCCACCGGCGACCGGTCGATCGCGGAGGCGCTGGAACCCAACGCCCGCGCGGCCGTGGACTGGCTGCTGGGCGACGGCGGCCTGGAGGAGCACGGCTACCTGGTCTACACGCCCGACCCGTCGGGGCTGGTCAACCAGTGCTGGAAGGACTCGGCGGGCGCGATCTGCTTCCCCGACGGCAGGCAGGCGGACGGGCCGATCGCGGTGTGCGAGGCGCAGGGGTACGCGTTCGACGCGCTACGCCGCACAGCAGACCTGGCCGAGCGGGTGTGGGGCGACCCGGCCTACGCGCACCGACTGGAAGGTGTCGCCGAGCGCCTGCGCGCGGACTTCCACCGGGACTTCCCCGTCGCGGCCGAGGGCGGGTTCCCCGCGCTGGCGCTGGACGGCGAAGGGCGACAAGTCGACGTGCTCGCCTCCAACGCCGGGCACCTCCTGTGGTCCGGGCTGCTCGACGCCGAGCTGGGGGCGGCGGTCGGCCGCCGGCTGGTGCGGCCGGACTTCTTCTCCGGGTGGGGCGTGCGCACCCTGGCGTCGGGGCAGGCACCCTACCACCCGCTCAGCTATCACCGGGGCAGCATCTGGCCGCACGACAACGCCGTGATCGTGGCGGGGTTGGCGCGGTACGGCCTGCACCAGGAAGCGGCCCTGGTCACTCGGGGCCTGGTCGACGCGGCGGCCCGGCACGGCCACCGGCTCCCGGAGGTGCTGGCGGGCTACTCGCGCGACGAG
- a CDS encoding carbohydrate ABC transporter permease — MTTRLTEPPARSDSGSAPKGGEQRRKRGTAAAQENRAGLAFVSPTLIVVLVVVVLPIAWTVLLAFQRARLVDIQTQGLLGNWTLRNFEQVFASPGFWSSLWTTLLYTAGSTFGSIALGLVAALALRRPFRGRAALRGSMLLPYVAPVVAVTFVWEVMLSPQYGIVNEWGTGVLGWDGPVAFLSQRNTDVTVLGVELPVPVALLTVIAFEIWRYFPFAFLFLLARLQAVPSGLEEAARIDGASPLQNFRHILLPQLMPVISLLAVLRLIMTFNKFDDVYLLTGGGAGTDVVAVRVYEFLTARFDVGAAAAQALVLAAVLAVLLGVYFTFFARKTQEEAQ, encoded by the coding sequence ATGACGACTCGACTCACCGAGCCGCCCGCTCGGTCGGACTCCGGATCCGCGCCGAAGGGCGGGGAACAGCGCCGAAAACGCGGCACCGCCGCGGCCCAGGAGAACCGGGCGGGGCTCGCCTTCGTCTCCCCCACGCTCATCGTGGTGCTGGTGGTCGTCGTGCTGCCCATCGCGTGGACGGTGCTGCTGGCCTTCCAGCGCGCACGCCTGGTCGACATCCAGACCCAGGGACTGCTGGGCAACTGGACGCTGCGCAACTTCGAGCAGGTCTTCGCCTCGCCCGGGTTCTGGTCGTCGCTGTGGACCACCCTGCTCTACACGGCCGGCTCCACCTTCGGCTCGATCGCGCTCGGCCTCGTCGCCGCGCTCGCGCTGCGCCGCCCGTTCCGCGGCCGCGCCGCGCTGCGCGGCTCGATGCTGCTGCCCTACGTCGCCCCGGTGGTGGCCGTGACGTTCGTCTGGGAGGTCATGCTCAGCCCCCAGTACGGGATCGTCAACGAGTGGGGGACCGGGGTGCTCGGCTGGGACGGCCCCGTCGCCTTCCTCAGCCAGCGCAACACCGACGTCACCGTCCTCGGCGTCGAACTGCCCGTCCCGGTCGCGCTGCTGACCGTGATCGCGTTCGAGATCTGGCGCTACTTCCCCTTCGCCTTCCTCTTCCTGCTCGCCCGGCTGCAGGCCGTGCCGTCGGGGCTGGAGGAGGCGGCGAGGATCGACGGCGCGAGCCCGCTGCAGAACTTCCGGCACATCCTGCTGCCGCAGTTGATGCCGGTGATCTCGCTGCTCGCGGTGCTGCGCCTGATCATGACGTTCAACAAGTTCGACGACGTCTACCTGCTCACCGGCGGCGGCGCCGGTACCGACGTGGTCGCCGTCCGGGTCTACGAGTTCCTGACCGCCCGCTTCGACGTCGGGGCCGCGGCGGCGCAGGCGCTCGTCCTCGCGGCGGTGCTCGCCGTGCTGCTCGGCGTCTACTTCACGTTCTTCGCCAGGAAGACGCAGGAGGAGGCACAGTGA
- a CDS encoding sugar phosphate isomerase/epimerase family protein, whose amino-acid sequence MATADTAPRIACQEQLLPGDTLQRKWEFAVAAGYDAIELRGKGDFAFRDRLPELHRARRDGVVMATVCVEMPHFFGAFDPDLRRDAIEQMKSQLSVIAEIGGVGAQTPASYGMFSRRLPPFEPPRSEAEDRDVLLAGLAELGEHAEREGSVLLLEPLNRYEDHMVNRLDQAADLIRAAGSSGVRIGIDSYHMNIEEADPAAAVLAAAPLIGHVQVSDSNRFQPGAGHIDWPVFLAALDAIGYGGHLAVECRLSGDPTTAVSGIPAFLRKVAA is encoded by the coding sequence ATGGCCACCGCCGACACCGCGCCCCGCATCGCCTGCCAGGAGCAGCTGCTGCCCGGGGACACCCTCCAGCGGAAATGGGAGTTCGCCGTCGCCGCTGGCTACGACGCCATCGAACTGCGCGGCAAGGGCGACTTCGCGTTCCGCGACCGCCTGCCCGAGCTGCACCGCGCCCGGCGCGACGGCGTCGTGATGGCCACCGTGTGCGTCGAGATGCCGCACTTCTTCGGGGCCTTCGACCCCGACCTGCGCCGCGACGCGATCGAGCAGATGAAGTCCCAGTTGTCCGTCATCGCCGAGATCGGCGGCGTGGGCGCGCAGACCCCGGCCTCCTACGGGATGTTCTCCCGGCGGCTGCCCCCGTTCGAGCCGCCGCGCAGCGAGGCCGAGGACCGCGACGTCCTGCTCGCGGGCCTCGCCGAACTGGGCGAGCACGCCGAGCGGGAGGGCTCCGTGCTGCTCCTGGAGCCGCTCAACCGCTACGAGGACCACATGGTCAACCGTCTCGACCAGGCCGCCGACCTGATCCGCGCGGCCGGTTCGAGCGGCGTGCGGATCGGCATCGACAGCTACCACATGAACATCGAGGAGGCCGACCCCGCCGCAGCGGTGCTCGCCGCCGCGCCCCTCATCGGGCACGTGCAGGTCAGCGACTCCAACCGGTTCCAGCCCGGCGCGGGCCACATCGACTGGCCGGTGTTCCTCGCCGCGCTCGACGCCATCGGCTACGGCGGCCACCTGGCCGTGGAGTGCCGCCTGAGCGGAGACCCGACCACCGCCGTCAGCGGGATCCCGGCCTTCCTCCGCAAGGTCGCCGCATGA
- a CDS encoding ABC transporter substrate-binding protein — translation MRRSRRLAALVASAAATGMALSACSTQPAQDDGTTITVWSLENLTERTAATQRIIDGFTEETGIEVELVGVDENQLGQLIMSSAAAGTLPDVIGAVPLSSVRQMASNDLLNTEAATRIVADLDPGTFNERALELTGDGDARLAVPSDAWTQLLVYRTDLFEEAGLAPPTTYADIEKAAAALDAPGMDGISLATDPGDAFTQQSFEYVALANGCDLVAPSDGVALDSPECRRAFSFYGDLVTQYSASGAQTVDSTRATYFAGRSAMIVWSSFLLDELAGLRADALPSCPRCQDDPRWLADNSGVVAAVQGPDGAAPAQFGEVTSWAVTTTAHEESSRAFVEHMLGEGYADWFGMAPEGKFPARNGTPEDPDRFQRAWDESEAGVDTRAPLSEVFPQEVLDQQRNGLTRMRRWGITEGRGALIGATMGELPVPRAISAMAGGQISADEAAEQAHEDVTAIQTSLQ, via the coding sequence ATGCGTAGGTCTCGCCGGTTGGCGGCGCTCGTCGCGTCCGCCGCCGCCACGGGCATGGCGCTCAGCGCGTGCTCGACGCAGCCGGCCCAGGACGACGGCACGACGATCACGGTGTGGAGCCTGGAGAACCTCACCGAGAGGACCGCGGCCACACAGCGGATCATCGACGGCTTCACCGAGGAGACCGGCATCGAGGTCGAGCTCGTCGGGGTCGACGAGAACCAGCTCGGCCAACTGATCATGTCCTCGGCCGCCGCGGGCACCCTCCCCGACGTCATCGGGGCGGTTCCGCTGTCGTCGGTGCGCCAGATGGCCTCCAACGACCTCCTCAACACCGAGGCCGCCACGCGGATCGTCGCCGACCTCGACCCCGGCACCTTCAACGAGCGCGCCCTCGAACTCACCGGCGACGGCGACGCCCGGCTCGCCGTGCCCTCCGACGCCTGGACGCAGCTGCTGGTCTACCGCACGGACCTGTTCGAGGAGGCCGGGCTGGCGCCGCCCACCACCTACGCCGACATCGAGAAGGCCGCCGCGGCCCTCGACGCGCCCGGCATGGACGGGATCTCGCTGGCCACCGACCCCGGCGACGCCTTCACCCAGCAGAGCTTCGAGTACGTCGCCCTGGCCAACGGCTGCGACCTCGTGGCCCCCTCCGACGGGGTCGCGCTGGACTCCCCGGAGTGCCGGCGCGCCTTCTCCTTCTACGGCGACCTGGTCACGCAGTACTCGGCCAGCGGCGCGCAGACGGTGGACTCCACCCGCGCGACCTACTTCGCCGGGAGATCCGCGATGATCGTGTGGTCGTCGTTCCTGCTCGACGAGCTGGCCGGCCTGCGAGCCGACGCGCTGCCGAGCTGCCCCCGCTGCCAGGACGACCCGCGGTGGCTGGCCGACAACAGCGGCGTCGTCGCCGCCGTCCAGGGCCCCGACGGAGCCGCCCCCGCCCAGTTCGGCGAGGTCACCTCCTGGGCCGTCACCACGACCGCCCACGAGGAGTCCTCGCGCGCGTTCGTCGAGCACATGCTGGGCGAGGGCTACGCGGACTGGTTCGGCATGGCCCCCGAAGGCAAGTTCCCCGCCCGCAACGGCACGCCCGAGGACCCCGACCGGTTCCAGCGCGCCTGGGACGAGAGCGAGGCCGGGGTCGACACCAGGGCGCCGCTGTCCGAGGTCTTCCCCCAGGAGGTCCTCGACCAGCAGCGCAACGGCCTGACCCGCATGCGGCGCTGGGGCATCACCGAAGGCCGGGGCGCGTTGATCGGCGCCACCATGGGCGAACTCCCCGTGCCGCGGGCGATCAGCGCCATGGCCGGCGGCCAGATCAGCGCGGACGAGGCCGCCGAGCAGGCCCACGAAGACGTCACGGCCATCCAGACGTCGCTCCAGTGA